In Phyllobacterium zundukense, the genomic stretch CGATATGGGGCGCGGCTGGTTGGCTTCGAACGCCGCCGGCTCTGGTCCGTTCACGCTCAACCGCTGGAATCCCAACGACATTGTCGTGCTCAACCGGTTCGACACTTATTGGGGCGGCGAACCAAAGATGAAGCGCGTGCTCGTACGCCATCTTCCTGAATCGCAGACGGAACGCTTGCAGCTGGAGAAGGGCGATCTCGACGTCGGCTTCCAGCTCGTTTCCGCTGATATTGACGGCCTTTCAAGCAATCCGGACATTGTCATCGACCGGCTCGTCGGTTCGGGCTTCTACTACCTGATCATGAGCACCAAGGACCCTGAATTCGCCAAGCCGGAAGTCCGCAAGGCGTTGCGCTATTGCATCAACTACAAGGACATCAATGATGTCGTGATGAAGAACTACGGCAAGAGTACAACGACATTCGTTCCGTCCGACATACCGGGCTACCTTCCGGACATCGGCAACAAATATGACCCGGAGAAATGCAAGCAGGATCTGACTGCTGCGGGCTATGGCGACGGCTTCAGCAAGCTGCTGCTTTCGCTCAATTCCACGCCCTATGCAGATCTTGCCACAGCGATTCAGCAAAACCTGGCGGTGGCCGGCGTCAAGGTCGAGATTCAAACCGGCAACGGCGATCAAACCTACGGGCCAATGCGTGATCGCAAGTTCCAGCTCGGCGTCGGGCGCACAGCCTCTTCCGCGCAGACGGATGCGGATGGCTGGATACGCACGCATGCTACAATCCCGACAATACTGACGGGCGCCAATCTCGCCAATCTACAGGCGTGGCGTGCGTCTTTTGAACTGCCAGAAGTCAACAAACTGGTCGACGAAGCGTCCGCAATCACCGACAATGAAGAAAAGCCGCGTCGAACTTTACGAGCAGGCATTGAAGCTGTTTGAAGAGTCCGCTCCGCCTATCATCCCGATTCGCAGCGTGTCGATCCTTATGCCAAGAGCGCCCGCCTCAAGAACTATGTCGGCGATATTGGCTGGATGACCGATGGGATCAGGTCGAGAAACA encodes the following:
- a CDS encoding ABC transporter substrate-binding protein encodes the protein MSHFRALLAGTTAIVAAITMSVAEAKTPQDQMVIGMNMVNLTSLDPHNVNSYESYHVIANLYDTLVRNDPQTPGKVLPMLAKSWNIMPDGTIEFTLDDKATFQSGRKITAGDVAYSLQRAVKLGLLAKSYYANWGYTADNVDQKFHAKDDKTFVMEVATPVAPSLKLGALTRAYGAVLDKEVIAKHEKDGDMGRGWLASNAAGSGPFTLNRWNPNDIVVLNRFDTYWGGEPKMKRVLVRHLPESQTERLQLEKGDLDVGFQLVSADIDGLSSNPDIVIDRLVGSGFYYLIMSTKDPEFAKPEVRKALRYCINYKDINDVVMKNYGKSTTTFVPSDIPGYLPDIGNKYDPEKCKQDLTAAGYGDGFSKLLLSLNSTPYADLATAIQQNLAVAGVKVEIQTGNGDQTYGPMRDRKFQLGVGRTASSAQTDADGWIRTHATIPTILTGANLANLQAWRASFELPEVNKLVDEASAITDNEEKPRRTLRAGIEAV